The genomic DNA TTACGAAGGATATGGGAGCAACATTTGCCTTTGTAATATTGGTTTCAGTTATAATGTCCTTTGTGGCTCAATTAAATGTATGGAGAGTTCTTGCTGTTTCTAAGATGAGAGGACAAGATGTTGCAAATAGTGTTTTACCTGGACTTGGCTATTTTATAACATTTTTAGTGTGTCTAGGTGGTTTAGCATTTAACATAGGAAATGTTGGTGGAGCTGCCTTAGGTTTCCAAGTTTTATTTGACTTAGACTTAAAAATAGCTGCTGCAATAAGTGGTGCATTAGGAGTTATAATTTTTTCTTTTAAATCTGCTTCAAAACTTATGGATAAATTAACTCAAATTTTAGGTGCATTAATGATTATATTAATAGGTTATGTTGCATTTTCAACTAATCCACCAGTTGGAACTGCAATAAAAGAAACTTTTATACCTAGCTCTATAAGTTTTAAGGCTATTATTACTTTAATTGGAGGAACTGTTGGAGGATACATTATATTCTCTGGTGGGCATAGACTTATAGATGCAGGAATTGTTGGAGAGGAAAATTTACCACAAGTTAATAAATCTGCTATATTAGGAATGAGTGTTGCAACAATAGTAAGAATATTATTATTCCTAGCAGTTTTAGGAGTTGTTTCTCTTGGAAATCAACTTGATCCATCAAATCCAGCACCAGACGTTTTTAGAATTGCAGCAGGAACTGTTGGATATAAAATATTTGGTCTAGTATTCTTAGCCGCTGCTTTAACTTCTATTGTTGGTGCTGCTTATACTAGTGTATCTTTTTTAAAAACACTATTTAAAGTTGTAGAAAAATATGAAAATTTAT from Fusobacterium simiae includes the following:
- a CDS encoding NRAMP family divalent metal transporter, with amino-acid sequence MEKKNNLSVLLGAAFLMATSAIGPGFMTQTAVFTKDMGATFAFVILVSVIMSFVAQLNVWRVLAVSKMRGQDVANSVLPGLGYFITFLVCLGGLAFNIGNVGGAALGFQVLFDLDLKIAAAISGALGVIIFSFKSASKLMDKLTQILGALMIILIGYVAFSTNPPVGTAIKETFIPSSISFKAIITLIGGTVGGYIIFSGGHRLIDAGIVGEENLPQVNKSAILGMSVATIVRILLFLAVLGVVSLGNQLDPSNPAPDVFRIAAGTVGYKIFGLVFLAAALTSIVGAAYTSVSFLKTLFKVVEKYENLFIIGFIVVSTLILIFLGKPVKLLILAGSLNGLILPITLAITLIASKKQSIIGKYKHSNILFCLGWIVVLVTAYIGIKSLSNLTELFA